From Saccharothrix espanaensis DSM 44229, the proteins below share one genomic window:
- a CDS encoding zinc ribbon domain-containing protein, with amino-acid sequence MPYQPGQHQPGPEPQQPGAMQPTTERQAPAGHQPRLTERRAAQAGDLICGQCGEANPPVRKFCARCGSGLVEARVVAEKWWRRIFPKREPAKAGTRHRRRGSAGRAIGRVVRWVLAILLLAGIGAYGLISPFRQAVNGQAVSAANTVRNWFSEQVLPVRPSQVTASASIADHGPDLVADNAKNTYWAAPAQPLPALVFTFEAPVTLNEAIFQIGIGEDFQTALRPHQLHLVYSTGGTFDLSLADEPGPQTVKVQNAGGVQRVEMYIVSTYPSLQGTDVAISEIEFFTVE; translated from the coding sequence GTGCCGTATCAACCTGGACAGCACCAGCCCGGCCCGGAACCGCAGCAGCCGGGGGCGATGCAGCCCACGACCGAGCGGCAGGCCCCGGCCGGGCACCAGCCCCGGCTCACCGAGCGCCGCGCGGCCCAGGCCGGCGACCTGATCTGCGGCCAGTGCGGCGAGGCCAACCCGCCGGTCCGGAAGTTCTGCGCGCGCTGCGGGTCCGGCCTGGTGGAGGCGCGGGTCGTGGCGGAGAAGTGGTGGCGGCGGATCTTCCCGAAGCGGGAGCCCGCCAAGGCCGGCACCCGGCACCGGCGGCGCGGGTCGGCCGGCCGGGCGATCGGCCGGGTGGTCCGGTGGGTGCTGGCGATCCTGCTGCTCGCCGGGATCGGCGCGTACGGGCTGATCAGCCCGTTCCGCCAGGCGGTGAACGGCCAGGCGGTGTCGGCGGCGAACACCGTGCGGAACTGGTTCTCCGAGCAGGTGCTGCCGGTGCGCCCGAGCCAGGTGACCGCGAGCGCGTCCATCGCCGACCACGGGCCGGACCTGGTGGCCGACAACGCGAAGAACACCTACTGGGCCGCGCCCGCCCAACCGCTGCCCGCCCTGGTGTTCACCTTCGAGGCGCCGGTCACCCTGAACGAGGCCATCTTCCAGATCGGCATCGGCGAGGACTTCCAGACCGCCCTGCGCCCCCACCAGCTGCACCTCGTGTACTCGACCGGCGGCACGTTCGACCTCTCGCTGGCCGACGAGCCCGGCCCGCAGACGGTGAAGGTCCAGAACGCGGGGGGCGTGCAGCGGGTCGAGATGTACATCGTGTCGACGTACCCCTCCTTGCAGGGCACCGACGTCGCCATCTCCGAGATCGAGTTCTTCACGGTGGAATGA
- a CDS encoding phage tail protein, producing MRTGGPTLPTPHPLADRLPAVYLEDDFTQRFLAALDEVLAPVFTALDGFAGYLDPRVAPEDFLDWLAHWVALDVGEGWSVQHRRLLVATAVRLHRRRGTRPGLVEHVSLLTGGRVEVSDSGGCTSTDRPGAPLPDGGPARVTVRVRVADPGAVDRVRLAAAIAAAVPAHVVVELEVGGP from the coding sequence ATGAGGACCGGCGGACCGACCCTGCCCACGCCGCACCCGCTGGCCGACCGGCTGCCCGCGGTGTACCTGGAGGACGACTTCACCCAGCGGTTCCTGGCGGCGCTGGACGAGGTGCTCGCGCCGGTGTTCACCGCGCTGGACGGCTTCGCGGGCTACCTGGACCCCAGGGTCGCGCCGGAGGACTTCCTGGACTGGCTGGCACACTGGGTGGCGCTGGACGTCGGCGAGGGTTGGTCGGTGCAACACCGCCGGCTGCTGGTGGCCACGGCGGTCCGGCTGCACCGCAGGCGTGGCACCCGGCCGGGCCTGGTGGAGCACGTGAGCCTGCTGACCGGCGGGCGGGTCGAGGTGTCCGACAGCGGGGGCTGCACGTCGACCGACCGGCCGGGCGCGCCGCTGCCGGACGGCGGGCCCGCGCGGGTGACCGTCCGGGTCCGGGTCGCCGACCCGGGCGCGGTGGACCGGGTGCGGCTGGCCGCGGCGATCGCCGCCGCGGTGCCGGCCCACGTCGTCGTGGAACTGGAGGTGGGGGGACCATGA
- a CDS encoding putative baseplate assembly protein — protein MSLPTPNLDDRRFQDLVDEAKRRVQQHCPEWTDHNVSDPGVTLIEAFAHMVDELLYRLNRVPDLHYLRFLDLIGVTLFPPTAARAEVTFWLAAPREVPVVVPHGAQVATERTEIEDPVVFTVDRELSITPCELAHLVTAPADANLPPADRTDELVDGKSPECFGDPPAAGDVVLFGLSDAVPGCAVLFRVEAHAEGRGVDPRDPPWVWEAWNGDGWTRCEVDRDSTGGFNKPGDVVVHVPRTHTVSVVARKRAGWVRCRAVEPAPDRPFYQRPPKLLSATAATIGGTTDATHADIVRGETIGVSEGVPGQRFALTRTPVVVADGTLVVEVATPAGWERWTEVRTFAESGPADRHVVLDRVGGEVIFGPAIRQPDGGVRNFGAVPAKSAAIRVPEYRTGGGLRGNVARGLLRVQRDPVPFVNSVVNREPASGGVAGESVRDAALRGPLVLRTRDRAVTAEDYELLTREAAPEIARVRCVPAGQGSAAVRVLVVPAVGTNEEADFGALQPGAEVRQRIERYLDDRRCIGARVSVEPPLYQGVTVVGQLKARAGTPEDVLRTRAVQALYDYFNPISGGPDGDGWPFGRPVQSGEVFAVLQRIPGVELVEDVKLFGANPVTGERGNAVPRLDLPPNGLAFSYGHQVRVTR, from the coding sequence ATGTCCCTGCCCACGCCCAACCTGGACGACCGCCGCTTCCAGGACCTGGTGGACGAGGCCAAGCGCCGCGTCCAGCAGCACTGTCCGGAGTGGACGGACCACAACGTGTCCGACCCGGGCGTGACGCTGATCGAGGCGTTCGCGCACATGGTCGACGAGCTGCTCTACCGGCTCAACCGCGTGCCGGACCTGCACTACCTGCGGTTCCTCGACCTGATCGGGGTCACGCTGTTCCCGCCCACCGCCGCCCGCGCCGAGGTCACCTTCTGGCTGGCCGCGCCGCGCGAGGTGCCGGTGGTGGTCCCGCACGGCGCGCAGGTCGCCACCGAGCGCACCGAGATCGAGGACCCGGTGGTGTTCACCGTCGACCGGGAGCTGTCGATCACGCCGTGCGAGCTGGCCCACCTGGTCACCGCGCCGGCCGACGCGAACCTCCCGCCCGCCGACCGCACCGACGAGCTGGTGGACGGCAAGTCGCCGGAGTGCTTCGGCGACCCGCCGGCCGCGGGCGACGTGGTGCTGTTCGGGCTGTCCGACGCGGTGCCCGGCTGCGCCGTGCTGTTCCGGGTCGAGGCGCACGCCGAGGGGCGCGGCGTCGACCCGCGCGACCCGCCGTGGGTGTGGGAGGCGTGGAACGGCGACGGCTGGACCAGGTGCGAGGTCGACCGCGACTCCACCGGCGGCTTCAACAAACCCGGTGACGTCGTCGTGCACGTCCCGCGCACGCACACCGTCTCGGTGGTGGCCCGCAAGCGCGCGGGCTGGGTGCGCTGCCGGGCCGTGGAACCCGCGCCGGACCGGCCCTTCTACCAGCGCCCGCCCAAGCTGCTCTCGGCCACCGCCGCCACGATCGGCGGCACCACGGACGCGACGCACGCCGACATCGTGCGCGGCGAGACCATCGGCGTGTCGGAAGGCGTTCCGGGGCAGCGGTTCGCGCTCACCCGCACGCCCGTCGTGGTCGCCGACGGCACACTCGTCGTGGAGGTCGCCACGCCGGCGGGCTGGGAGCGCTGGACCGAGGTCCGCACGTTCGCCGAGTCCGGCCCCGCCGACCGGCACGTGGTGCTGGACCGGGTCGGCGGCGAGGTGATCTTCGGGCCGGCGATCCGCCAACCGGACGGCGGGGTGCGCAACTTCGGCGCGGTGCCGGCCAAGTCGGCCGCGATCCGGGTGCCGGAGTACCGGACCGGCGGCGGGCTGCGCGGCAACGTCGCGCGCGGCCTGCTGCGGGTGCAGCGCGACCCGGTGCCGTTCGTCAACTCGGTGGTCAACCGCGAGCCCGCGAGCGGCGGCGTGGCGGGGGAGTCGGTGCGCGACGCGGCGCTGCGCGGGCCCCTCGTGCTGCGCACCCGCGACCGCGCGGTGACCGCCGAGGACTACGAGCTGCTGACCCGCGAGGCCGCGCCGGAGATCGCCCGGGTGCGGTGCGTGCCGGCCGGGCAGGGCTCGGCGGCGGTGCGGGTGCTGGTGGTGCCCGCCGTGGGCACCAACGAGGAGGCCGATTTCGGGGCGCTGCAACCGGGTGCGGAGGTGCGGCAGCGGATCGAGCGGTACCTCGACGACCGGCGCTGCATCGGCGCGCGGGTCTCCGTGGAACCGCCGCTCTACCAGGGCGTCACGGTCGTGGGGCAGCTCAAGGCCCGCGCCGGCACCCCGGAGGACGTGCTGCGCACGCGGGCCGTGCAGGCGCTCTACGACTACTTCAACCCGATCAGCGGCGGCCCGGACGGCGACGGCTGGCCGTTCGGCCGGCCGGTGCAGTCCGGCGAGGTGTTCGCGGTGTTGCAGCGGATCCCCGGCGTGGAGCTGGTCGAGGACGTCAAGCTGTTCGGCGCGAACCCGGTGACCGGCGAGCGCGGCAACGCGGTGCCCCGGCTGGACCTGCCGCCCAACGGGCTGGCGTTCTCCTACGGCCACCAGGTGCGGGTGACGCGATGA
- a CDS encoding GPW/gp25 family protein: MDFVGRGLAFPIHTDATGSVALVGGEREIVESIRLILATAPGERPMRPEFGCAIHDLVFAPADAATAGRIAYEVRLSLERWEPRITLADVSVGFDEVDNGTLLIDVRYALRGTNDPRNLVFPFYVIPPHEADEEGA; this comes from the coding sequence GTGGACTTCGTCGGCCGGGGACTGGCCTTCCCGATCCACACCGACGCGACCGGCTCGGTCGCGCTGGTCGGCGGCGAGCGCGAGATCGTGGAGAGCATCCGGCTGATCCTGGCCACCGCGCCCGGTGAGCGGCCGATGCGGCCGGAGTTCGGCTGCGCCATCCACGACCTGGTGTTCGCGCCCGCCGACGCCGCCACGGCGGGCCGGATCGCCTACGAGGTGCGGCTCTCGCTGGAGCGCTGGGAACCCCGGATCACCCTGGCCGACGTCTCGGTCGGGTTCGACGAGGTCGACAACGGCACCCTGCTCATCGACGTCCGGTACGCGCTGCGCGGCACGAACGACCCGCGCAACCTGGTGTTCCCCTTCTACGTCATCCCGCCGCACGAGGCCGACGAGGAGGGCGCCTGA
- a CDS encoding PAAR domain-containing protein — translation MPPAARAGDPTAHPGVVGPPGVPTVLIGGMPAAVVGNPHVCSFPGLPPHPPTVIAPPGCPTVLIGGRPAARTGDLSACGAPIVLGCPTVLIGG, via the coding sequence ATGCCACCAGCGGCGAGGGCGGGCGACCCGACCGCGCACCCCGGCGTGGTCGGGCCGCCGGGGGTGCCCACCGTGCTGATCGGCGGGATGCCCGCGGCGGTCGTCGGCAACCCGCACGTCTGCTCGTTCCCCGGCCTGCCGCCGCACCCGCCGACCGTGATCGCGCCGCCGGGCTGCCCGACGGTGCTGATCGGCGGCCGGCCCGCGGCCCGGACGGGCGACCTGTCCGCGTGCGGCGCGCCCATCGTGCTGGGCTGCCCCACCGTGCTGATCGGAGGGTGA
- a CDS encoding VgrG-related protein, with product MANESFANTLVVEVESAPLPEDVKPLLTHAFVDGSRNLPDVFVLRFRDPGHVVLAKGKFTIGAKIALKVQTTDPGGPQPLMSGEITAVGVQFDSGGTFTEVRGYDLAHRLFRGRRTVAYPGMTVADIVRKVAQRATIPVGTIDDVKGVGGRPNTQISQDNLSDWEFLSRLAGAVGAQITVLEGKLDFRLPDEPTGAPAKSAKARSNPLVLEMHRTLLSLRASITAAEQVPEVRVRGWDYENKKEIIATKKPDMVGTEVTGVDPVALAGKFGSPPYLATGPYRAQGEVDAVAAALSTQLGGACAELAGVARGNPKLRAGTAVALTNIGDPFAGKYTLTSTRHLFAEQGGYTTEFTVSGRQERSLYGLANGGGGREGRTGVVPAVVTDARDPAKLGRVKVKFPWLSDEFASGWARTVQTGAGLGRGALVLPEVGDEVLVGFEHGDFDAPYVLGGLYNSKDTAPTLTQEPIDGGTGEVTVRGFVSRKGHKVEFVEDEGILISSGDGKFVVKLDQKAQVVEVTSGKAVVVKAQNGITLDAGTGPLELKGQKITAQAQTAVEVKGAQVSVSGSTGVKVEGATVSVAGQAQAEVTASGVLTVRGSLVKIN from the coding sequence ATGGCCAATGAGAGCTTCGCGAACACCCTGGTGGTCGAGGTCGAGTCCGCGCCGCTGCCCGAGGACGTCAAACCGCTGCTGACGCACGCTTTCGTGGACGGCAGCCGCAACCTGCCGGACGTGTTCGTGCTGCGGTTCCGCGACCCCGGGCACGTGGTGCTGGCCAAGGGCAAGTTCACGATCGGCGCGAAGATCGCGTTGAAGGTGCAGACCACCGACCCCGGCGGGCCGCAACCGCTGATGAGCGGCGAGATCACCGCGGTCGGCGTCCAGTTCGACAGCGGCGGCACGTTCACCGAGGTGCGCGGCTACGACCTGGCGCACCGGCTGTTCCGGGGCCGTCGCACGGTCGCCTACCCGGGCATGACCGTCGCCGACATCGTCCGGAAGGTCGCGCAGCGGGCCACGATCCCGGTCGGCACGATCGATGACGTCAAGGGTGTCGGCGGTCGGCCGAACACCCAGATCAGCCAGGACAACCTCAGCGACTGGGAGTTCCTGTCCCGGCTGGCCGGCGCGGTCGGCGCGCAGATCACCGTGCTGGAGGGCAAGCTCGACTTCCGGCTGCCGGACGAGCCGACCGGCGCGCCGGCGAAGTCGGCCAAGGCCAGGTCGAACCCGCTGGTGCTGGAGATGCACCGGACGCTGCTGTCGCTGCGGGCCTCGATCACCGCCGCCGAACAGGTGCCCGAGGTGCGGGTGCGCGGTTGGGACTACGAGAACAAGAAGGAGATCATCGCGACCAAGAAGCCCGACATGGTGGGCACCGAGGTGACCGGCGTGGACCCGGTGGCGCTGGCGGGCAAGTTCGGCAGCCCGCCCTACCTGGCCACCGGGCCGTACCGGGCGCAGGGCGAGGTGGACGCGGTCGCCGCGGCGTTGAGCACGCAGCTGGGCGGGGCGTGCGCGGAACTCGCGGGCGTGGCGCGCGGGAACCCCAAGCTGCGTGCGGGGACGGCGGTGGCGCTGACCAACATCGGCGACCCGTTCGCGGGCAAGTACACGCTCACCAGCACCCGGCACCTGTTCGCCGAACAGGGCGGCTACACCACGGAGTTCACCGTCTCCGGACGCCAGGAGCGCTCGCTCTACGGCCTGGCCAACGGCGGCGGCGGGCGCGAGGGCCGCACCGGGGTGGTGCCCGCCGTCGTCACCGACGCCCGCGACCCGGCCAAGCTCGGCCGGGTCAAGGTCAAGTTCCCGTGGCTGTCCGACGAGTTCGCCAGCGGGTGGGCGCGGACCGTGCAGACCGGTGCGGGCCTCGGCCGCGGCGCGCTGGTGCTGCCGGAGGTCGGTGACGAGGTGCTGGTCGGCTTCGAGCACGGCGACTTCGACGCCCCCTACGTGCTCGGCGGGCTCTACAACAGCAAGGACACCGCGCCCACGCTCACCCAGGAGCCGATCGACGGCGGCACCGGCGAGGTGACGGTGCGGGGTTTCGTGTCCCGCAAGGGGCACAAGGTCGAGTTCGTCGAGGACGAGGGGATCCTGATCTCCAGCGGTGACGGGAAGTTCGTGGTCAAGCTGGACCAGAAGGCCCAGGTGGTCGAGGTGACCAGCGGCAAGGCCGTGGTGGTCAAGGCGCAGAACGGGATCACCCTCGACGCGGGCACCGGGCCGCTGGAGCTCAAGGGGCAGAAGATCACCGCGCAGGCCCAGACCGCCGTCGAGGTCAAGGGCGCGCAGGTGAGCGTGAGCGGTTCGACGGGCGTCAAGGTCGAGGGCGCGACGGTGTCGGTCGCCGGGCAGGCGCAGGCCGAGGTCACGGCGAGCGGCGTGCTCACCGTGCGCGGCAGCCTGGTCAAGATCAACTAG
- a CDS encoding CIS tube protein, with the protein MASPITFTSAGASKATSYAAPSNLQKAALAVHSPPKAGGAAKPGGLLHEIAFQFNPKELALSKNAKWERSRQANNAKSGTPEFKGSDPAKLTLELFLDATEHMDDSVVKKVEQLFACCVPTEDSRQHGKGSPPWVIFKWGGMTGFPAYVSSVNAKYTLFTPAGTPVRALCTVNLEEISGEQGGQNPTSGALAARDSHVLVAGDTLQSLAYEAYGNAELWREIAEANDIDDPMRLRPGSRLLVPALEEIRDGQ; encoded by the coding sequence GTGGCATCCCCGATCACGTTCACGTCGGCCGGCGCGTCGAAGGCGACCAGCTACGCCGCGCCCAGCAACCTGCAGAAGGCCGCGCTCGCCGTGCACAGCCCGCCCAAGGCCGGCGGTGCTGCCAAGCCCGGCGGGCTGCTGCACGAGATCGCCTTCCAGTTCAACCCCAAGGAGCTGGCGCTGAGCAAGAACGCCAAGTGGGAGCGCAGCCGGCAGGCCAACAACGCCAAGTCCGGCACGCCCGAGTTCAAGGGCTCGGACCCGGCCAAGCTCACCCTCGAACTGTTCCTCGACGCCACCGAGCACATGGACGACAGCGTGGTGAAGAAGGTCGAGCAGCTGTTCGCCTGCTGCGTGCCGACCGAGGACAGCCGCCAACACGGCAAGGGCTCGCCGCCGTGGGTGATCTTCAAGTGGGGCGGCATGACCGGCTTCCCGGCCTACGTCTCCAGCGTGAACGCGAAGTACACCCTGTTCACCCCGGCGGGCACGCCGGTGCGCGCGCTGTGCACGGTCAACCTGGAGGAGATCTCCGGCGAGCAGGGCGGCCAGAACCCCACCTCGGGCGCGCTGGCGGCCCGGGACTCGCACGTCCTGGTCGCGGGTGACACGTTGCAGTCACTGGCGTACGAGGCTTACGGCAACGCCGAGCTGTGGCGCGAGATCGCCGAGGCCAACGACATCGACGACCCGATGCGGCTGCGGCCGGGGTCGCGGCTGCTGGTGCCGGCGCTGGAGGAGATCCGCGATGGCCAATGA
- a CDS encoding phage tail protein, which yields MAEVEEAVAVCFVVRIDDESLGSFNSCDGLGVEFTVEQREEGGNNGMVWQLPTRIKYSNVKLSRPVTKDSAKIITWIAGMAAGISRKTAVIEARTLQGTVIASWSLSGVVPVRWSGPQLSADSPKVATETLELAHHGFLSSAR from the coding sequence ATGGCTGAGGTGGAGGAGGCGGTCGCGGTGTGCTTCGTGGTGCGCATCGACGACGAGAGCCTCGGGTCGTTCAACAGCTGCGACGGGCTCGGCGTGGAGTTCACCGTCGAGCAGCGGGAAGAGGGCGGCAACAACGGGATGGTGTGGCAGCTCCCCACGCGGATCAAGTACTCGAACGTCAAGCTCTCCCGGCCGGTCACCAAGGACTCCGCCAAGATCATCACGTGGATCGCGGGCATGGCGGCCGGGATCTCGCGCAAGACGGCGGTCATCGAGGCCCGGACGTTGCAGGGCACGGTGATCGCGAGCTGGTCGTTGTCCGGCGTCGTCCCCGTGCGGTGGAGCGGGCCGCAGCTGTCCGCCGACTCGCCGAAGGTCGCGACCGAGACGCTCGAACTGGCCCACCACGGCTTCCTGTCGTCGGCGAGGTGA
- a CDS encoding DUF6760 family protein has protein sequence MTYAADRLHEEVAYVAYHFHWSWDSIVDMEHHDRLRYVAEIARINNRISQGR, from the coding sequence GTGACGTACGCGGCCGATCGCCTCCACGAGGAGGTCGCGTACGTGGCGTACCACTTCCACTGGTCGTGGGACTCCATCGTGGACATGGAGCACCACGACCGGCTGCGGTACGTGGCCGAGATCGCCCGTATCAACAACCGGATCAGCCAGGGGCGGTGA
- a CDS encoding phage tail protein, with protein sequence MALPDLDTSVGHSFGLEVDGVAIKQISEVSGLKMEQDVIELKQNTNDGKYMIKKLPGRPKAGEVTLTRGLTGDNSFEKWVKDAHFGKMASARKGGAIIVYDYEGNAIKRYKLTNAWPKSLEIGSLKAGDTSVLTEKLVITYEQMEVE encoded by the coding sequence ATGGCCCTTCCCGACCTCGACACCTCGGTCGGCCATTCGTTCGGGCTCGAAGTCGACGGCGTCGCGATCAAGCAGATCTCCGAGGTCTCCGGCTTGAAGATGGAGCAGGACGTCATCGAGCTGAAGCAGAACACCAACGACGGCAAGTACATGATCAAGAAGTTGCCCGGCCGGCCCAAGGCGGGCGAGGTCACCCTGACCCGCGGCCTCACCGGCGACAACAGCTTCGAGAAGTGGGTCAAGGACGCGCACTTCGGCAAGATGGCCAGCGCCCGCAAGGGCGGCGCGATCATCGTCTACGACTACGAGGGCAACGCGATCAAGCGGTACAAGCTGACCAACGCGTGGCCCAAGTCGCTGGAGATCGGCTCGCTGAAGGCCGGCGACACCAGCGTCCTCACCGAGAAGCTCGTGATCACCTACGAGCAGATGGAAGTCGAGTGA
- a CDS encoding phage tail sheath family protein, with protein sequence MPTYLSPGVYVEEVEAGARPIEGVGTAVAAFVGFAARGPFNTPTLVSNWAQYTQTFGDFVEDCYLAQSVYGYFLNGGSNCYVVRIGGERGNGSGNGAEPTGPQAVLGNYRVQAKELGAPEITVEVADAVGENQPEDRFTLLVRQNGRVVETHNVTTKRTKDNVLTVVQEKSNLITIEETSTALAKPDKGAVTLKNAPAAPPVPRKIAPDDYVGDVADRTGFGGLEAIENITMVAVPDLMSSYQRGLISLESVKAVQLAIIAHCELMGNRMAILDPPPDLNPQQVRDWRQNVAGYDSKYAALYYPWIKIFDPASDEHKFLPPSGYMAGVWARTDGTRGVHKAPANEVVRGAVALETQLTKAEQELLNPIGVNCVRSFPGRGIRVWGARTLSSDPAWRYLNVRRLFNYLEDSILIGTQWVVFEPNDDALWARIRRTISSFLVTEWRKGALFGLTPDEAFYVKCDRETNPAESIDLGQVVCEVGIAPVKPAEFVIFRLAQISGGTSLVNE encoded by the coding sequence ATGCCCACCTATCTCTCGCCGGGGGTGTACGTCGAGGAGGTGGAAGCGGGTGCGCGGCCCATCGAGGGCGTGGGCACCGCCGTCGCCGCCTTCGTCGGATTCGCCGCGCGCGGCCCCTTCAACACCCCGACCCTCGTGTCCAACTGGGCGCAGTACACGCAGACCTTCGGCGACTTCGTCGAGGACTGCTACCTGGCCCAGTCGGTCTACGGCTACTTCCTCAACGGCGGCAGCAACTGCTACGTGGTCCGCATCGGCGGCGAGCGCGGCAACGGCAGCGGCAACGGCGCGGAGCCGACCGGCCCGCAGGCCGTCCTGGGCAACTACCGGGTGCAGGCCAAGGAACTGGGCGCGCCGGAGATCACCGTCGAGGTGGCCGACGCGGTGGGCGAGAACCAGCCGGAGGACCGGTTCACGCTGCTGGTCAGGCAGAACGGCCGGGTGGTCGAGACGCACAACGTGACCACCAAGCGCACCAAGGACAACGTGCTCACCGTCGTGCAGGAGAAATCGAACCTGATCACGATCGAGGAAACGTCCACCGCGTTGGCCAAGCCCGACAAGGGCGCGGTCACGCTGAAGAACGCGCCCGCCGCCCCGCCCGTGCCGCGCAAGATCGCCCCGGACGACTACGTGGGCGACGTCGCGGACCGCACCGGGTTCGGCGGCCTGGAAGCCATCGAGAACATCACCATGGTCGCCGTCCCCGACCTGATGAGCTCCTACCAGCGGGGTCTGATCTCGCTGGAGTCGGTCAAGGCCGTGCAGCTGGCGATCATCGCCCACTGCGAGCTGATGGGCAACCGGATGGCGATCCTCGACCCGCCGCCCGACCTGAACCCGCAGCAGGTCCGGGACTGGCGGCAGAACGTCGCGGGCTACGACTCGAAGTACGCCGCCCTGTACTACCCGTGGATCAAGATCTTCGACCCGGCGAGCGACGAGCACAAGTTCCTGCCGCCCAGCGGGTACATGGCCGGCGTGTGGGCGCGCACCGACGGCACGCGCGGCGTGCACAAGGCTCCCGCCAACGAGGTCGTGCGCGGCGCGGTGGCCCTGGAGACCCAGCTGACCAAGGCGGAGCAGGAACTGCTCAACCCGATCGGCGTGAACTGCGTGCGGTCGTTCCCCGGCCGGGGCATCCGGGTGTGGGGCGCGCGCACGCTGTCGTCCGACCCGGCGTGGCGGTACCTGAACGTGCGGCGGCTGTTCAACTACCTGGAGGACTCCATCCTCATCGGCACCCAGTGGGTCGTGTTCGAGCCGAACGACGACGCGCTGTGGGCCCGGATCCGCCGCACCATCAGCTCCTTCCTGGTGACGGAGTGGCGCAAGGGCGCGCTGTTCGGCCTCACGCCGGACGAGGCGTTCTACGTCAAGTGCGACCGCGAGACCAACCCCGCCGAGAGCATCGACCTCGGCCAGGTGGTCTGCGAGGTGGGCATCGCCCCGGTGAAGCCCGCGGAGTTCGTGATCTTCCGGTTGGCCCAGATCTCCGGCGGCACCAGCCTCGTCAACGAGTAA
- a CDS encoding eCIS core domain-containing protein — protein MRGHEHDGEASFRPKGDRVEREEHDLMGRAAAAGRADVLGPAGMLGLQRAVGNAGASAVVDEESPVHGVIRSTGSPLDAGVREDMESRFGQDFSGVRVHTDGAAHESAKSVNAQAYTVGENIVFQNDRYDPSSDSGKHVLAHELTHVVQQRSGPVDGADAGGGVKVSDPSDRFEREASANADHVMSAAPTAPVQRHDGHDHVGETVQREDAPVEEEEAPAAQTYVQREEEEEAE, from the coding sequence ATGCGCGGTCACGAGCACGACGGCGAAGCCTCGTTCCGGCCGAAGGGCGACCGGGTCGAACGCGAGGAGCACGACCTGATGGGGCGTGCGGCGGCGGCCGGCCGGGCCGACGTCCTGGGCCCGGCGGGCATGCTGGGCCTGCAACGCGCGGTCGGCAACGCGGGCGCGAGCGCCGTGGTGGACGAGGAGTCCCCGGTGCACGGCGTGATCAGGTCCACCGGGTCGCCGCTCGACGCGGGCGTGCGCGAGGACATGGAATCCCGGTTCGGCCAGGACTTCTCCGGCGTCCGGGTGCACACCGACGGCGCGGCCCACGAGTCGGCCAAGTCGGTCAACGCGCAGGCGTACACGGTGGGCGAGAACATCGTGTTCCAGAACGACAGGTACGACCCGTCGTCCGACTCCGGCAAGCACGTGCTCGCGCACGAGCTGACGCACGTCGTGCAGCAGCGCAGCGGCCCCGTCGACGGCGCGGACGCCGGCGGCGGCGTGAAGGTGAGCGACCCGTCGGACCGCTTCGAGCGCGAGGCCAGTGCCAACGCCGACCACGTGATGTCGGCCGCGCCCACCGCCCCCGTGCAGCGGCACGACGGCCACGACCACGTCGGGGAGACCGTGCAGCGCGAGGACGCGCCCGTGGAAGAAGAGGAAGCGCCGGCCGCGCAGACCTACGTGCAGCGGGAAGAAGAGGAAGAGGCCGAGTAG